A stretch of the Halomarina ordinaria genome encodes the following:
- a CDS encoding ABC transporter ATP-binding protein, whose amino-acid sequence MSLLEVEAINTYYGQSHILHDLSLNVEEGDLVTLVGRNGAGKTTTLKSIMGFQNPRTGTITFDGVDISDNEPHETSQAGVSIIPEHRRVFPELTVVENLQLGHMGHGLPDERVEELTGRIYDYFPRLEERKQQRAGVMSGGEQQMLAIARGLLSDPELLLVDEPTEGLMPSLVEKLREILQRINDDGITILLVEQNVELALDISDYGYVVDEGEIKAQGSGKELAQDEDIKNRYLALG is encoded by the coding sequence ATGAGTCTCCTTGAAGTCGAGGCTATCAACACCTACTACGGGCAGAGCCACATCCTCCATGACCTCTCGTTGAACGTTGAAGAGGGGGACCTCGTCACGCTCGTCGGTCGGAACGGGGCCGGAAAGACGACCACGCTGAAGTCGATCATGGGCTTCCAGAACCCCCGGACCGGAACGATCACCTTCGACGGTGTCGACATCTCGGACAACGAACCCCACGAAACCTCGCAGGCCGGTGTCTCCATCATCCCCGAACACCGCCGCGTGTTCCCCGAGTTAACCGTCGTGGAGAACCTCCAGTTGGGTCATATGGGCCATGGACTCCCCGATGAGCGTGTCGAAGAGCTGACCGGGCGTATCTATGACTACTTCCCGCGCCTCGAAGAGCGCAAACAGCAACGCGCGGGGGTGATGAGCGGTGGCGAACAGCAGATGCTCGCCATCGCCCGTGGCCTCCTCTCTGACCCGGAGCTCTTGCTCGTCGACGAACCAACCGAGGGACTGATGCCCTCGCTCGTCGAGAAACTTCGCGAGATCCTCCAGCGTATCAACGACGATGGTATCACCATTCTGCTCGTCGAGCAAAACGTCGAACTCGCCCTCGATATCAGCGACTACGGCTACGTCGTCGACGAAGGCGAAATCAAAGCCCAGGGATCTGGGAAAGAGCTAGCCCAGGACGAAGATATCAAGAACCGCTACCTCGCACTGGGGTGA